In the Setaria italica strain Yugu1 chromosome VI, Setaria_italica_v2.0, whole genome shotgun sequence genome, one interval contains:
- the LOC101756405 gene encoding uncharacterized protein LOC101756405 has protein sequence MTTPGTTAMFAGLAILLFSVSAGFNSGADGFGLLLCFAGVLAGVNIVAVGILAPVVPAVLAEARALAEFIRRNLAVVGLVMASCAVTAISGEAGQVLCFGMFALLLLGLSLISVGILGLSQMH, from the coding sequence ATGACTACTCCGGGCACCACGGCGATGTTCGCCGGCCTTGCCATCTTGCTGTTCTCCGTCAGCGCCGGATTCAACTCCGGCGCCGACGGATTCGGCTTGCTACTCTGCTTCGCGGGGGTTCTCGCCGGCGTCAACATCGTCGCCGTCGGCATCCTGGCGCCCGTCGTCCCGGCGGTGTTGGCCGAGGCGCGTGCTCTCGCAGAGTTCATTCGTCGCAACCTCGCCGTCGTGGGGCTCGTGATGGCTTCCTGCGCCGTCACCGCGATCTCCGGCGAAGCAGGCCAGGTGCTCTGCTTCGGCATGtttgctctgctcctcctcggcctctccCTGATCAGCGTTGGGATTCTTGGCCTCTCCCAGATGCATTGA